GGCGGGGGAGGGCACAGGTCGACTTGGGTCTGCCCTCAGCTTCCCACAGCAAACAGCAAACACTGATGTTGTGCTTACTGTGTGCTAAgcactatttaattttatttatttatttatttattttttgagatggcatctcactctgtcgcccaggctgaagtgcagtggtgcgatctcagcccactgcaacctccatctcccgggttcaagtgattctcctgcctcagcctcccgagtagctgggattacaggcgtgtgccaccatacccagctaatttttgtatttttagtagagatggggtttcgccatgttggccaggctggtctcttaactcctgacctcaggtgatctgcctgccttggcctccaaaagtgctgggattacaggcgtaagccaccgtgcctggccagtacgcactattttaaatactttacatatattaactcacaaatacagaattttgttttctctaaaaaaaaagggggggatatataaagttataaaaatacaCTGACAACAGTTCCAAAAGCACCATTATGGCATTTCTTCATTCTTGGTAATATCAAGAGCCATGAAAACAGCAGTGGTCTGGGCCTCTTTCCCTCAGGCTACTTGACAGGGTGTGAGCTCAAGAAGTCTCCATAAGCCTGCAACCTCAGCCTGGCATTTGATTTGCTGTTAGAGAAGCTGAGGCAACTCCATTAAATTGTGTCTGAGCCCAAGAGGCCATGTTGGGAACACAGGAGAGGAGAGGGCTCTGGGTACCTTGAACTTGGTGGGGTGGTTGTCCGGAACACTGTCTCTGTTCAGGCAGCTGCAGCAGCTCCCCATGGTGTCAGAGCAGCCAGCCTGCCCTAGGAAAAACATATGGGATATGCAGGTCACCAACTTCAGCTTCAAAAAACCCTGCTCTGGGGAACTTGGGCAGAAGCACCTCATTGTGATCACCTACTCTGTCCAAGAGCCTGTGTGATACAGACCCTCCCTCAAAGACTTCACATTCTCAATCCAGGGCCAGACACACATTGGATAAATGTTAATTCAAGTTACAATGTGTTAAGGATGAATGCTGATGGGGGGCTGGAGAGAGCTTCTCAGAGGTAACATTTGATCTGGACCTTAAGAATATGTAGGATTCTGACCCATGTAATGACCAGGAAGGCAGGGACACAGGCAGGAAGAAAAGTAGGGGTCCAGGAGAAGTGATCTGCAGCAGATGGAGGTGGGTGCCAGCCCGAGCCCCTTATTTGGATTCAGCAAAGAAATTGTCACTTGGGGGTCTCAGACACTTTGGTCTGtacctgtcttttttttcctccctttttaccTCATCCATTCCACTTCATCCAAGTTCTCTCTTCTCCCTTACTACCATCCCAACATCCAGTGCaaatttatctttttgatgtCCTCTTCAAATGAGTTGTTGCATTGTGATCATAAAGATCTATTCAGAAGACTGAACATTTAAAACAGTGCACAGTTTTAATAACCTCAATTGgatatttcttcattaaaaaaaatgttgggtttccttccctttttctgaaGGGGAGACCAGAGGCCTTACTATTTGGCTCTTCCCTCCAGGATTCTGGTACTTGGATTATATGTCACAATAGTCAGGACTGTGCCTAGAATGAAGAGGACACCACCCAGGCTTGAATGACCTAAGGGAACAAGAAATGCAtggaccaggccgggcgcggtggctcaagcttgtaatcccagcactttgggaggccgaggcgggcggatcacgaggtcaggagatcgacaccacggtgaaaccccatctctactaaaaacacaaaaattagccgggcgtggtggtgggcgcctgtagtcccagctactcggagaggctgaggcaggagaatggcgtgaacccaggaggtggggcttgcagtgagccaagactgcgccactgcactccaggctgggcgacagagggagactccgtctcaaaaaaaaaaaaaaaaagaaaaaaaaaaaagaaatgcatggaCCAATGCCAAGCAGAAGTTTTAAGGGGCTGCAACTTATCTCAGGAAATGAGTCTGTAGGATTGGCTATCCTTCTAGGAGTCCTGCTGAATGATAAAGCTTTGAACAACCAGGTGACCTGTACCCTCTGTTCTTCCCAACTTGGGAAACGCCATAAAACTGACGCCTATACACAGCTCTTACCTCACCCAGGCCATTGGGGAGCTGACCGTGGGAGGGGCATGGGGAAGGGTTCCCACTTCATTTCCCCCGTCCTTGGGGGGCTGTCATGGCAAACAGTCTGCAGAGAAGTCACCCGGATCCCTCTGAGATACACCTGGGGCTCACCTAGCATAGGAAACAGACACTGATTAATAAAACCTTCTATCTTCACCCCCAACTGTTAATGAAACTGACCTAACAGTCCATCCCACCCGGGTATCTGTTCCAGCCCTAATGGGATAAAAACACCaatgaagaaagtaaaatcaAGGGCAAAGGGAGCACAAATCCCAAGCACCACGGGCCCTGAGAGGGACAGACTCCCAGAACATCAATGAGTTTGAAGTCTAAGACGACCCAAGCCCTTTTAAGTCACTTTAGATCTCCCTGAGTCCTGTTACAATAAACGCCAAAACCATCACCTTACCTTTGCAGAGAACTTTAACTCTACAAAGAGCTTTCTCAAAAGGACACTGTGATATAGTAGAGACAGCACTGGTTTAAGACTCAGGAAACCAACACTCCAGTCAGTTTTGTTGCTACTAAGTATCTGGGAGACTTAAGTTAACGCCCCCCCCAACTCCCACCTAAGGCCTTAGTTTTTGGGGGAACCATCTATAAACTGGGGAGCTTCTAGCTTAAATAACTTGTAGAGGTAAAAATGTAAGACAAACATCACTAGAATTGACATGTTCCTCTTCCAAGACAGGCTGCTTCAATTTCGCATTTGGAAGCTTGATAGATTTTCTGCTCCCCAAGCTCTGAAAGGCCTAATTTTAACATAAATGTTAACAGTAAGCCAAAATTTCAGAGCATCTGAGCCTGAGGTAGACAAGTCAACAAGCCAGGACTCTGCAGACCCTGGACATCCCACATTCCTGCTCTGAAGAAACACTTCCCAGGGCCCCTTGCACCCTGCATCCTTGGACAACTTCCAGGTAACAGGACCCCATCCCCTTGGCCTGGCTTATTTTCTGGAAGGAAGAAGCAGGCTCAGGGAGGTGTGCACAGACTAAAGACAGGTTGCTGGGAATACTGGGGCTTGAGCCACCAACGGGGGCAGGGCGGGGGCACTGAAACGAAGAACTCTAGGGTGCAAGATGGGGGAGGGGTTGCATTTCCCTATCACCATCTCTTCTCCTTAAGATATCAGGATGTATCAGATAGCCCACTGAGGAGGGACTGCAttgaggggaaatggggagaggcCTCTGGTCTGGGATAGGTATGGATCAGGGGCAGGAGTGAGAGGGGGCTGTGGGGACTGAAAACGTATGAGGACGTTTGGGGAAACATGAGCAAGAATTTTGGATGTGGGCATTTTGGATAGTGCAAGGAGAATGGGGATATGAGGGATCCTAGGAATTTCCAGGCAGTGGAAGCATTTGGGGGCATCCAAGAGAAATGGTGGGTCCGTGGGCATAGCAGGAGATTTGTTGAGTGAGTGAGGGGGTTCTGAGGGCTCCAGGAGATGAGATGATGTGTCCAGGGCGGAGAGGTTAGAGGTGGGTTGGGGGAGCCAGAGGCTACAGGACAGGCTGCAGGACTGTCAAGGGGAATTTCTAGATGCCCGTAAGGAATGAGGAGGTCTGGGTGCGCGCTGTCCCCGgatccccgcccccagccccggtgctccgccgcccgcccgcccgggGCTTCCTAGGGAGGGAGTGGAGACTGCGGCGCGGCGCGGCGCGGCCTCGGTGAAGCCGCCTCGTCCCCGCCCGCCGCGCCCCGACTCACATCGCCCCGCGGCCCAGGCGGCGCCGGGCCCCGCTCCCGGGTCCCGCTGCAGCAGCCGCCGCCCGCCCGGAGCTAAggcctccccgccccgccccgcggccGCGGGGTCGGAGGTCACCGGCAGCACCAACGAGACGCTGCGGGCGGGCGGACCCGAGCGGGGGCGACCGGCACGCAGCCTAGAAGGTCCCTTTGGAGGACTTTGCAGTCGGGAGCAGTGAGCATGCGCAGACGCCAGAGGGCGCTCCTGGTCAGGGACTGAGCAAGCCTGGAGGGGGACAGGGCGGAGCCTGCGGCGGAGGCGGGGCGCAGAGGCGGGGCTGAGGACACCACAGTTGGGGGTGCTCCGGGGAGCGGAAAGGGGACGGAGGGTTGGGCAAGAAacgaagggaaggggagagggtctGAAGGGACCTGAAAGGAGAAGGGCAAGACGATGGAACCCGGAAGAGGgttgaggggaggggaaggggccgGGGGACCACTGGGGACAAGGGGGAGAGAACTTAAGGGAAACACGCGGAGGACCCAGCTGGGAGACTAGAGGGAGAGTCTGGGGAGACCTGGGAACTGCGGAGAGACAGGGCTGCGGGTCCGGCGAGGCGTTTCCATTCAGCGAATGGTTGAGAACCCAGCGTAAATGCGGCTCCCGGCGTCTGCTGGATGCCTGCCGGGCGCAGTCCCAGCCAGAGCCCTTGCTCCTGCATGGCAGAGGCCGTGGAGCCCGCACATTTCCACCCTGAGATCCCACAAatgtggttttgttttcctttttttttttccccaatctaCAGCTCCAGGCCCCTCCCTGAGCCGCCCCTCTCCACCAGCCGGGGAGGGGTGGGCGGGGGCCGCTGGGGCGTGGGAGAGGAAGGGCCGTGCTATTAGGGCGGGCGGGGGCGGGCGGAGGCGGGCGCTGAGGCCTTGGGGTGGGGACCGGGTGAGGGGCCTGACGGCAGAGTCGGTCCAGAACTGCCCGGACAGCGACGCACAGCGAGGGTGAGACCCCAGCGGAGTCCTGGTCCCCTCCCCTAAAATCCCAGCAGCCAGACCGGGAACCCCAGCGGACTCGGGAAACACCGCGTCCCAGCCCCGGAGGCGGGCCCGCCAAGTTCTAGAAAAACTTTGGGGATCTATCGAGAGGGCAGCTGGCGGGACTAGGcactccccttccttctccctcccagaAGATTTCTGTCCCCAGAAATCTTGCCCATCCCTCCACCTCCCCAAGCCCTAAGTCCTCTCGGGCTCTGCCCTTCAGGGCAGCGGGTGTTGGGGATGTCCAGCTCCTGAGCCCTCTTGCACCTGCACGGAGGCAAGACAAGGGGTTCAGCTCTGTCCCTTATCTGAGGTGGGAGGGGTAAGGGAATTATGGAAAGAATCCAGCTGGCCTGTTAGTAAGGGTGCTCCAGTGCTAGGTGGAGGTGGAGTTTGGCTGCCTTTGGGGAGCTGGAAGGGTGAGGAATAGAGGCCTGATTTCTGAGCGTTGTTTCTGTGTTGGACAATTCGAAGAGGGTGCAAGTCCCCTCCTGGGGCCCCAGATGCCCCCTCCTTTCTTGCTGCCTGGAGCAGGGGCAGTGCTGTTAGTGGCTACTCCTGGTGTAAACACCCCATCCTGGCCACCTTTCACAGGAAACCTGACCTGAGGgacagaagaggaaggaagcaggTGGGTGTGAagccaggaaggagggaagggtggTACAGGACATTTGAAGTGGGAGTGAGGGGCGGTGCTGAGGAGGGTTCCGTGCTGGGAAGCAATATTAACTGTTACGGTCCAAACCCTCACCTCAACCCCGGTACAAATCCCTGGCCCAGTCTTACAGAGGCCAGGGATTTGATGATGACCCTCCTGTGCCCAGCTTCTTTCAGAATCTATCCCAGCTGTCAGAAGCCAGGTCCCCCTAAGGCTTCCCTTAGCCTCTggtatgatcttgggcaagttaattaacTTGTTTCAACTGTCAAGTGGAATAAAAGAGATTACCTCATAAGATTATTGTTAGGACGGACtatattatgtaatattctaGAAGAGTCCTTGGCACAgagtaaatattattaaaaagtttgctctggttatttttttctccagggtTTGTGTATGTCTGTCCAGAGCTCTGATCCCATTCTACCTGGTTTCATCTTTGTCTTACTCACTATGAGCTCCCTGAGGGTGGGGCTCATCTCTTCTCTACATTaatagtcactttttttttttgagacggagtctcactctgtcgcccaggctggagtgcagtggcgtgatctcagctcactgcaacctctgcctcccaggtaggttggagcgattctcctgcctcggcctccggagtagctgggattacaggcacacattacCACgcccagtttatttttgtatttgtagtagagatggggtttccccatgttggccaggatggtctcgaattactgacctcaggtgatccgcccgtctcggcctcccaaagtgctgggattacaggcataagccactgtgcccagccaatggtcacttcttttttttttttttttttttttgagacagagtcttgctctgtcgcccaggctggagtgcagtggcgcgatctcggctcactgcaagctccacctcctgggttcgcaccattctcctgcctcagcctccggagtagctgggactacaggtgcccgccaccacgcccggctaattttttttgtatttttagtagagacgaggtttacaccgtgttagccaggatggtctcgatctgacctcgtgatctgcttgtctcggcctcccaaagtgctgggattacaggcctgagccaccgtgcctggccaatagtcACTTCTTACCCCCAAGATATTGTGGTCATATCAGGAGCTGCCGAGAGGAAAGCTGAAGAGATGAACTTAGATTATCCAATGCAATTGCTGCTAtatataaaagtgcaaggtgtTCCTCTGTCTTCGAGGAACTTGTAGACTAGATTAGGAGCCGAGAGAGATGCAGGGAGCAAAGATAAAAACATTAGGTGCTAAATCTTGGGGCACTGCTTGCTTCAAGAGCTCAGGGAAGGGAGAGCTGGTATGGtcacagaggctgagaagggcttCCTGATAAGGGGATCCTTTAACCAGAGGCCCAAGCCTCTGTAGCTGGAAAAACTGGGTCCATGTAGGAAGCTGTGAACAAGCAGGCTCACTGGGGCTGTGGGTGCCCGGTGAGAAATGGTGGAAGTTAAGGCTGATGAGGTAAGGAGAGAGTGCCCAAAGGCCCACCAGAAAGGCAAAACGCCCTCTCCTTCTACCATGGGCCTCCTCTTACCTCCATCCCAATCTTGGGAGACCCCAGAATTTGAACTTCAGAAATTCTGCACCAAAAGACCTGACCTCAagacctggctctgccacttactagctatttGACCTGGGCATGCTACTCAAGGTCTGATCCTCAGTTGggccatctgtaagatggggataatgCTACCTAAGTCGTTTGGGTGTTGGGAGGACTGAGGGAAATAATACCTATAAAGCACTTAACACTTCCTAGCACATCGTAACGGCCTAATACATGGAGGTGTTCTTATTTGTTTTGGGGTAGGCTTTGCCACTAATGTCCGTGCAGAACTCTGGCTGGCCCCACCAAGAAGACAGCCCCAAGCCCCAGGATCCAGGTCCACCAGCCAACTCAGACAGTGACTCAGGCCACCTGCCGGGGGAGGACCCTGAGGATACCTATGCTCAGGTAGTAGAGTCGTGCCCTTCCTCTGAGACCAACATGTCCTCTATCCTGTGGAGTGGCCACCCTTTTCCACCAACCCGGAGGTAGTCTGACTTCGTGCCTAATCTCTTgttgcctttttctcttttcaggaATTCATGTCTCTTCACCTGCTTAGAACATGGGGTTTTGACTTTAAACTCATTCACATGAGTATTCATTACCTCTCCTAGGGGGTCTGTGTTGTCAAACCAGACTCTAGGGGCTTTGGCCCCAAGGTGTGAAGGGGGTTAAGAAGGGAAAACATAAGAAGGGAAGCTGTTTTGGGGTTTGGGGCCTCCCCAACCTCCCTCAAGGAAGACCACACATGCGGGCATCAGTCAGCTATCCTTGCACTCAGTGAGGATCTGCAAGGAGGACCCTCCCAACTGGAGGGCATGCTTAGAAGCTGCTCTAGATTGGAGAAGAGGTGGCAATAAtgagggggaaagaaagagaaaggaaagaaaaacctagTTTCACTCCTCCCCTTCTTCCATGTCTCCTCAGGGTCCTGCAGTTCTGAGCTTGGGTTCCCTTTGCCTGGACACCAACCAAGCCCCCAACTGGACTAGGCTTCAGACCCTCCTGCAGCAACTCCCTCCGCAGGACATTGATGTGGGTCTCCTCTCCCCATCTTCCCTCTCTTGCCTTTCCTTCCCCCCTCTCTTTTCTTACTGTGGGAAGAACCTCAGTCCAGAAGTTAAGGGATGTGGATTTAACGCCCAGCTATGGCACTGGTTGGGGCGTCATTCTCCCCCTGCCTGAGTCTTCACATTGGCAATAACAATAGCAGGTGCAGTAACATCTGCTCTGCCCACCACAACGCTTAGTTCAAgagcaaatgagaaaatggacATGAACGACTTTTGAAACGGATAATGGAATGTACAAATGTAGAGAGTGTGGTTGTTACATATTTATTGAGGGTCTACATGTGCCCAGCCTAAAGGCTTACAATTCAATTGGGGAGGCAAGACAGGAGTATATGAAATAATTTGAGGAAATGCAAGAATGGGAAGTGATACTGAGCTCTTAGCTCATTGGGAACAAGGACCTAATGGTGACAGGGCTAAGTGCTGTGGGCCTGTCAGGACCTGACTGATGACATTCCTAGGGGGCAGGGTAAGACCGAGGTGGCTTTCTTGAgctcctttccttctccttctattTCCTCTTCTATGCCATCATCTCTGGCATCTCCCTGAGGTTCTACAACCTTTCTCTGACCCAGCAGCCAAGCCTTTTTTCCTCCAACCAATGCTCAATCTTTTCTGCTGGAGCTCTCCCAGTAATTGTAGAGGACTGTTTCTGCAGGAGCGCTACTGCCTGGCCCTTGGGGAGGAGGAGCGGGCCGAGCTGCGGCTCTTCTGTGCCAGGCGGAAGCAGGAAGCCCTGGGACAGGGGGTAGCCCGCCTGGTACTTCCCAAGCTTGAAGCACACACCTGTGAGAAGGTATGTAGCACCCCTCCCCCCAAGTTCCCCTTCCTCTATTCTTTGCCCTCTCATTTCTGCAGAAGGGGCTAGCTTCTGGGATTCTGGCTGGGAAAcaggaaaaacagaaaccaagTTTGGGAGCTCTTGGTATAGGTTGCAGTGGATGTGGGCTTGCTAGGGTATGGCGAGAACAGGTTGGGATCGGATTGCAAGAGCAAGGAGGGAAGTTAGGATGGTAGTGCTTACTCTGACCACCTCAGCACCTCCCCTCTGACAGTGTAGGGAGCTGCTGAAGCCAGGGGAGTACGGAGTGTTTGCAGCCCGGGCAGGGGAACAGCGCTGCTGGCACCAGCCTTGCTTTGCCTGCCAGGCCTGTGGCCAGGCCCTGATAAACCTCATCTACTTCTACCATGATGGACAACTCTACTGTGGCCGTCATCATGCAGAGTTGCTGCGCCCGCGCTGCCCGGCTTGTGACCAGGTACAGCCTGGAGGGGAGGAACTGGGGGTCTGCCCAGGGTCCAGAGTGGCAGGATACAAAGGGACACTCTCCTGGGCCAGTTTCTCCCAGTATCAGGGAGTGGGGAGAAGTAGGAACCAGCTTGGGACTACCAAGTTCCCTGTGTTCTGACTTGAGCTCTGGGCATGTAGGACCCagtgcctttctctctggcctccCCCACTGCAGAGTCCCTCAAATGTTCCTGGACTCATAGAATTTCTCTAGAGCAGGGACTCTTGGACACATGCTCATCTCAGTAGATGCCAAGTGCCCAGTGCTGTGCCTCATCATGCTAGAAATTCCCTTGATGTCAGCATAAAAGGAAGCCTGAAGCCCTGGGTTGGGAGTCCAGACCCCCAGGTCCCACTTCGGATTGTGCCACTTGCTAGCTGGGATCCTGGCTAAGCCAATCATTCCTCCCTGCGTCCAAGAGTGGCTGAGTGAATTAAATGGGAATGTATGCAGACGTGCTTTAGCGTTAACTGGGTAAAAGGCGTGGttactggatgaatgaatgagtgaatgaatgaatgaaacgttcccctctccctctcccagctGATCTTCTCCTGGCGCTGCACCGAGGCGGAGGGACAGCGCTGGCATGAGAACCACTTCTGTTGCCAAGACTGCGCCGGGCCTCTGGGCGGGGGACGTTATGCCCTGGCTGGGGGAAGCCCCTGCTGCCCCAGCTGCTTCGAGAACCGCTACTCGGATGCAGGCTGGAGCTGGGCCGGGGCACTGGAAGGGCAGGCATTCCTTGGTAAGGGAGAGGATGCAGAGCAAAGCGGGAGGGAGCTTGGGCTGGGCTGTGGGGGTTTTCCCGGGCTGGGACCCTCGCCCCGGTCCCACGCCGTCCCGTCCCTCCAGGAGCGCCCCCACCGCACCCCCCAGACCCAAGCCTCGGGGCCCGCAGCTCTCACCGCGCGTCCCTGGCCGGAGCGTTCCAAGGGCCGCCCGAACCCACCCCGCGCCGCGGTCGGGGTTGCGGCGCCGGACTCCCTCCCAGGCGCGGGACTCCCTCCCAGGCGCGGGAGGCGGACGCCCTCTGGTGGAGGCGGGGAACCCTGGCGAGGACtctcggcggcggcggcgcgcacGGCCCAGGGGCTGGGCGGGGCAGGAGGCTGGGCCTCACCCCAGCTAGCTGCGGTGGAGGTCCAGCTCCGCGGCTCTGAGACCAGCGTTTCCGACCCGGCCCGGAACAGGGGATACTGGACCCGACCGAACTGAAGGAAGGGACCAAACCTCGGTGAACTCTGCAACCCTCTCCCGAACACTCCTTCTCGCTGCTGCCGGCGGTTCCAGCCTGCAAACTCAGGCGGGGCTGCCTGGATCCAGTCC
The window above is part of the Symphalangus syndactylus isolate Jambi chromosome 23, NHGRI_mSymSyn1-v2.1_pri, whole genome shotgun sequence genome. Proteins encoded here:
- the PRICKLE4 gene encoding prickle-like protein 4 isoform X3, with product MSVQNSGWPHQEDSPKPQDPGPPANSDSDSGHLPGEDPEDTYAQGPAVLSLGSLCLDTNQAPNWTRLQTLLQQLPPQDIDERYCLALGEEERAELRLFCARRKQEALGQGVARLVLPKLEAHTCEKCRELLKPGEYGVFAARAGEQRCWHQPCFACQACGQALINLIYFYHDGQLYCGRHHAELLRPRCPACDQLIFSWRCTEAEGQRWHENHFCCQDCAGPLGGGRYALAGGSPCCPSCFENRYSDAGWSWAGALEGQAFLGDTGPDRTEGRDQTSVNSATLSRTLLLAAAGGSSLQTQAGLPGSSPQQENRPGDKAEAPKGQEQCRLETLRDPKDTPFSTCSSSSDSEPEGFFLGERLPQSWKTPGSLQAEDSNASKKHCTMC
- the PRICKLE4 gene encoding prickle-like protein 4 isoform X1 yields the protein MRLPASAGCLPGAVPARALAPAWQRPWSPHISTLRSHKCGFVFLFFFPQSTAPGPSLSRPSPPAGEGWAGAAGAWERKGRAIRAGGGGRRRALRPWGGDRVRGLTAESVQNCPDSDAQRGKPDLRDRRGRKQALPLMSVQNSGWPHQEDSPKPQDPGPPANSDSDSGHLPGEDPEDTYAQGPAVLSLGSLCLDTNQAPNWTRLQTLLQQLPPQDIDERYCLALGEEERAELRLFCARRKQEALGQGVARLVLPKLEAHTCEKCRELLKPGEYGVFAARAGEQRCWHQPCFACQACGQALINLIYFYHDGQLYCGRHHAELLRPRCPACDQLIFSWRCTEAEGQRWHENHFCCQDCAGPLGGGRYALAGGSPCCPSCFENRYSDAGWSWAGALEGQAFLGDTGPDRTEGRDQTSVNSATLSRTLLLAAAGGSSLQTQAGLPGSSPQQENRPGDKAEAPKGQEQCRLETLRDPKDTPFSTCSSSSDSEPEGFFLGERLPQSWKTPGSLQAEDSNASKKHCTMC
- the PRICKLE4 gene encoding prickle-like protein 4 isoform X2 gives rise to the protein MRLPASAGCLPGAVPARALAPAWQRPWSPHISTLRSHKCGFVFLFFFPQSTAPGPSLSRPSPPAGEGWAGAAGAWERKGRAIRAGGGGRRRALRPWGGDRVRGLTAESVQNCPDSDAQRGKPDLRDRRGRKQALPLMSVQNSGWPHQEDSPKPQDPGPPANSDSDSGHLPGEDPEDTYAQGPAVLSLGSLCLDTNQAPNWTRLQTLLQQLPPQDIDERYCLALGEEERAELRLFCARRKQEALGQGVARLVLPKLEAHTCEKCRELLKPGEYGVFAARAGEQRCWHQPCFACQACGQALINLIYFYHDGQLYCGRHHAELLRPRCPACDQLIFSWRCTEAEGQRWHENHFCCQDCAGPLGGGRYALAGGSPCCPSCFENRYSDAGWSWAGALEGQAFLGAPPPHPPDPSLGARSSHRASLAGAFQGPPEPTPRRGRGCGAGLPPRRGTPSQAREADALWWRRGTLARTLGGGGAHGPGAGRGRRLGLTPASCGGGPAPRL